The Tenrec ecaudatus isolate mTenEca1 chromosome 4, mTenEca1.hap1, whole genome shotgun sequence region GGGCCCTGTCCCACCGGGTAGTGGAGTAAATCCGGATCTCGCTATTCTGGTCGGTGGTCAGGAGCCGGGTTCCGTCAGGACTGAAACAGGCTGGTAGGACAGAAGGCTGCGAGTTGAAGGAGCCCAAGGCCCTTGTGGCTTCTGGCCTTCCTGGGtaccccccctccaccctccctcaaagggtgggaggggaaggatgACCCTGAGCTATGGACTAAGAGTCTAGAAAttccagcagctggtggggtgaggtgcgggggggcagggggacagcCAGAGCCGGAAAGGTCCCAAAACCTGAGCTTGACCGATGCTGCCAGGAGTGGGCAGGCAAGGTCTTGGGGAAAGGTGAGGTCTGGTATGTCGCACCTGCATTGACAGGATGCTTGTGTGGCAGTGAGGACAGAAAGCTGGAGTTCCCTTTAACCTGGCGCAGGTCCCAGATTTTCACTGACTGATCAACGGAGGCTGTGGCCAGGAGCCAGTCACAGAGTGGGTTCAGGGCCACGTGAGTCACTTTCTTTTTGTGCAGCCTGAGATTCCACAGCTGCAGAGAAGAGCTGGGTTCAGGCGAAGCCCCGAACCAAGGGTGTGggtgggcaggcaggcgggcgggGACCCTGTGCATGCACCTCCTGGCCGTCCATGTTCAGCAGGATCACCTGCCCCGCGTTGTCTCCCGTGACTACCATCCGGTTGCTGGCAGACACATCCAGGCTGCAGAACCAGACactgtgggggagagggggtgggttGTGCTGTAAGGTTCTTGGGGACCAGTGCCGCAGCTCCAGTGCCCACACACCATAGGCATTCAATAAACATTTGTGGAATGAGTAATCGTCTCGCCGTGGATTCCCGGCAAGAGAGAGACCAATTGATCATCCAGGCAGAGGGTTTGGTGACTGCTGGGCCCATGATCCCCAAAGCACCCAAATCCCAGAAGCagaaggcagagggagagaagTTCAGAGGGAGACTCCCTCCCCACATCTTGCCAGCCTTCTGGTGAAGAAATGACAATGCTGACCAAACGGACCACCCTGCTGTAGTCCTCAGATGCAGCTGAATAGGAACCCGTCCCCTCCTGCGCATGTAGGGGGAAATGCACACATAACCCAGATCCTCTAGCTTGCACTATGGGTCCTTGAACTAATTaaggatggggggtggggcaggggtacTTCACGGAGCCTCATAGCCAGAATTCTCAACAACACTCCCCCACTACCACCTCTATCCTGCCTCTGGTCATGGTCTAGGACTGAGGGGGAAGGTGTCCACCCAGTCACCCATCTCCAGTCCATGTGTTTCTTACCCCTCGAGGGGGCCCAGGATAACATCCAATACCAATTAGACCCCGTGCCCTCAGGGAGGGAGGGCTTAGAAATCAAAGGGACAGGCATGTTGGTCAATTCTCCAGCCAAATGCTCTTGCTGAACTGAGGAACTGGCCAGGCCGTGGCAGCCAATGGACTGCAGGGACTCAAACCTGAGGTTCTCAGTTCTCGCTTCCTTCGGTCTCTGATGAATTCCACACTGACGTCTAGTTAGACTCAAGGTCTAACTAGGCGTGCCTTACGGAAAGGCTGAAGTCCTCTCCTGGCTGAGGAGAGCTGAAGCTCCAGAACCTTCCCCGCTGGGATCAAAGTCAAGGCAGCCAAAGGAAAGAGCTCAAGAAATAGGCTGCAGGGTGGGAAGCAGAATACCTTTCCCTTTGCCAGGTCTGGGCGCAGGCAGCTCACTGACAGCTCTCCCAGAACCACCCCTAGAAGCCTGCTCCCGTCCTGGGGAAAGTACTCACTTGCAGTTGTTTGAGCTGGCCAAAATTCGGAGAGTAGTGCCTTTAAAGTCTTGCAGCCTAGTGGTTCCCTCCATGGAGGAGGTGAAGAGTTGGTTGGTGTTGAGGGGGTTAAACTTCAGCCCAGTGATGACCCCTCCAGCTCCAATCTACCGTGAGGAAAGACAAGGCAGTGCGTGAAGACCACGGGGTCCAGCCAGCAGCTCGCACAGACAGACGAGCCCCTGCCTCCTCGACTTGGGCCCAGAAACTAGGCTAGAGATTGGGACGCTGGCCCCATTGCTTtcagaatttattttattttaagataaCAAACTGGCCCCTTTTCTGGTGTAAAGGTCTGAGAAGTTGAGCACATGGATAGATTCAAGTGCCACCAACATCAGGATGCAGAAGGCTCCCCTGCTGCGCACCGCCCGCAATTCCCCCTAACCTCTGCTCTCCCTTTGTAGTCGTACCTGCCCCCAAACCACAGATCTGTTCCCAGCTCTTCAGTTTTGCCTTGTATAGGCTGTCCTCTGAGGGAAGTCATGtagcacctttttaaaaaattattttattgagggttcatacagctcttatcacaatccatcatccattgtgccaaacacatttctacatttgtttccatcattttcagaacattttttttctacttgagcccttggtatcagctcattttttcccgtgGCACGTAACTTTGAGACTGGTGTGCATCGCTCAGAATCATGCCTCTGCCGTGCATGAGTGCCTCTGCCAGTCAGTGGCTCACGGGTTCTGTGGCGGAGAAGCGCTCTATTGTGTGGCTGAGCCTGAGTTTGCTGCTGGCACAGGGCTCCTTGTAGAAATGGTTCATTTTGGACAAGCGGCCGGGGGAAGGGAGCAGGAGTCAGACGGGGGCTTCTTcccattctcccaagggtgggaaCCACAACTGCTTAGACACCAAAAGTAAATAAACGCACTGCTACCGAGTTGTTTTTGACTCAGAGcgatcctacagggcagggaagaactgcacgGCGCACTTCGGAGCCTGGACTGTGGGAGTAGAaggctccgtctttctcccaagctgccgctggtggtttcaaactggctagcctagtggttagcagcccaaagcataatccaCTTCACCCCCGATTGCTTTTCGAGTACCTTTAAATGATGATTCTTAGAGAAAGGGAAACtagatctattttttaaaatgccttATTTGTGGACTTTATGCAAGACGAAGTCATTCCTAATCAGTagctcagacttcaggaaaagggTTGGCATCACATCAAAGCATTAGAAACAAACACACTCAGTTAAAAGAGGAGTGTTTGCCGTCTGCAGGTGCTTCTGACCAAGGCTTGCACCAAGGACTAGAAACATTGTAGTTAAAAAGAAAATCTATTGTAACTCACAAAAGACAGACAAATCGCTCTGCCAAGGACTTAGACATCACACCTAAAAAAAAAAGCTACAAACGGCCAAGATGCCTGCACATGAAGAGACGATCCCCATCGAGCATTTTGAGGGAAAAGCCCATCAAAAGGACAAGGAGACCCCACTGCACAGGCACCCTATCTAAGCCGAGTCAAACACAGCGTTAGTGAGCATGCGGAGAACCcggaaccctcatccactgcggaCGGCAATGCAAGCCGGTCAAACCAACCGTGGAAAACAGAGAAGTACCATCGGACCCAGTCACCCCAATCCTGGGTACCTTCCCAACAGAAATAAAAGCAAACCCGCAAACGCACTAAAAAGCAGGGACTCAAACAGGAACCAGAGCCAGTttattgcagcactgttcacaatcgcCAAGGAGGAAACAGAGCCTCGATTTCCCAGGACAAGTGTGGAGTGGACCACACCGGTCAATGATTCCTCAGCCGTCCAGGCAAACGATGTCTCGACAGATGCTACCATGTGGATGCACCGCAAAAACGTGCCGAGCCAGTGAGTccggcacaaaaggacaagccgGCAAATGCACAGACAACCAGCCCGTTAGGAGTTACCTAGGGcgcgatggagagagagagagaaggggggaagacaCTGCTCAGGGGCGCTGGGCTTCTGTTGACGGCAGCGGAATCACCTGGAAAAGGGCAGTTGATTCAAAATGGTTGTACACGACGCACACCATCAAGGCCACTGAATTATACGTGAAAACCCAGTGGTGAACTGGCAAATGGTGTGGTTTATTTTTAGCAGTGGAAAAAAAATCTGTGTGAGCTTTCCAATTCCAGTGTGGTGGGTGAACTTGTGTCAGATCAACTTCAGGTCAAGGGCAAGTAGGAATCACAGATGGAGCGGTAAAGAAACATTTCATAAGACACCGGAGAGCTACTGAGGCAGCAAGGCTCTGAAGGTCAAGCTCTAGAGCGAAGAGAAGCGGAAAGGTCAGCCTGCCATTTGGCTGCTGCTCTTCCCTCAGAGGGATTCCCAATGTGTGGCTCGGCAGAGAGGTGCAGAGGTGGTGGCTGCGGCAGGCTGAGGAGTTGATGGGAGGTTttgtgggtctccccaggccaatgCAACCAGCTCAGGCAGAGTGGCCTCCGACTCGCGGCACCCCACGCATGCCAGAGGTGAACCGTGTTCCgcagggttttccatggctgcgATCTTTCAGGAGTAGacggccaggcttttcttccatggaatgcctgagtggatttgaacctccaaccttgcggTCAGTTGTCGAGCATCTATTTGTTTGAGCCATCCAAGGTCTCCTCCCACAGAGCTAGTCGTGGGGAGGGAGCCGAGAACTGGAGTGCAGAGTGACAGAGAAGTGGTCTTGGGGGAAAAACAAACACACTAGCTTTTACTTAGTATCCTTGGCATGCCAGGAATAAGGGCAAAGAGGGAATAGGAAGCACCATTTCCAATCATTTCAGGTTTTAATGAGTAAGAAGATATCTCGCATGATGgatcaggaagaaaaaaagacaCAAGTTACCAATATCAGGAAGATGAGAGGGGACATTACTACAGATTCTCTAAATCTTAAAAAGGACACTGAAAGACAGCTTTATGCCAATCAATTCAGCAAGTTAAATAAATGGACAAAAGACTTGAAAGACACAATATACCACAGTTCATGCAAGAAGATAACAGATAACCTAGGAATCCCTCTATTTATTAAAGAAATGTAATGTGTAGTTAAAAACCTTGGGTCAGATGGCTTTGTTAATCAATTCTACCAAAAATTTAAGGCAGACATATCAGTTCTATATAAATTCttccagaaaacagaaaaaaggaCTACTTCCCAACTCACTCCATGAAGCTGACATTACTTCAATACCGAACCAATGGTGTTATGAGAGAATTATGGGATGTTTAAGTGGTCACCATGGAGCAGAATATGATTGAATTAAGAAGGCACAGATTTCAGGATGAACTATCTATGTAACCACGTGAGTAGACGGATGGGGGTATGTAATAGTGGATCCAGGCAGAGATGCCCCAGACAGCGATCACCTAGAGGTGGGATTacaggtcatgttttattttattctttatacTTTTCTCTGTATTGTTTGCATTTTTTTCCATAATGAGTACAggtaagtttttaaaataaatcaagcaATTTTCATGTTAAAATGTCATGCCTGTTCCCTTACCCAGGACCTGAGAGATCCAGAGGTCAGAACCAAGGGCAAATGAATTAAGAAGTTGCTCCCCGGACACTGGTCTCAAGTCTACTTCCTGTTGTCGGCATTTGGGTGGCATAAGAGAAAGCGTTCACCTCAACACCAccagagccttcctctgctcCAACCTGTTAGTGACAAAGCTCAACTTCCCAGACCAATCTTCACGCGGAGCAAGCAAACATTAGCTTCGTGCATGTTGTAATAAAAGGTGATACAAACCAGAAGCAGTGTTGTTGACCTGGAGCAAATTCAAAGTAGTAGAAAGTCCTCATTTGGAAGTTTCTTTCCCTACACGCTTACGTACCACCTCACCACCTCCAGGTTTAGACTACATTGctctacccccatgtcccagattCCTGGGGAAACCAATCTTTTCCTGGCTGTCATATGAATTCTGAGGTGTTGACAGCAGCCATCCAGGTCACTGCCTAACAGCTGGCAGGAACACTGCTGGGCTCCCTCCACAGCCCTCATCAGACTGCCTTGCTCCTCTCTGACCTCCCATCCTAATCTCCCAAACCTGTCCAATCTGGCCGTTTCTGCTGGGCTGCTGGCCAACCCCCTCCACACTGAGGCTGCATCCGCGATTTCTAACCCAGGGATAGCAATGATGCTCAAGTGTTGGGCCTACAAagggtttcatttcattttactgcCAACAGGAAACTGTctctaaataaaaaacaaaataggatTTCcataagagaccaggcttactggagaGAGAGTGTATGGGCCTTAGTCCCCACTTCAGGTCCGGAACTGAATTCACTTTTCCATGTTAGAATTATCAACCACttataagatcaaaagggcagtgttTACAAATGGACCCCGGGTGGAAAGGAGCGGGTGTGGAAACAGGAAACCTGCAGAGGAAGTGGGCTGAGAGCCCATCAGGGGACCCAAAGGGATGAGTCGGAAAAGAACGTGCACAGACTGGAGAGAGCGGAATTCAGGATCTCCTCTGTAACCCTTCACCTCAGTCACAATAACATGCAAGTCAGGATTTCTCACCTGAGACCACTGTGGttacatgcttttttgggggtcaTGAAGACAGGATAGCATTTGCCAATTCCGATTTTGCACATGTAtagttgaggagccctggtgacacactggaacgcaccagctgctcttggggagAAGAGCAGCTGCTCCCATACATGGGCTCTCTGGGTATATGGAAGCGATCTGCGTCCATGACGATTACCGTCTCGGTAAGGCAGAAAAGCATACTAATAATATATGATAAGAAGGGCTCTTGGGGcgtagggtgggggagaggggataaaggggagctggtatcaaggagttcaagaagaaagacatgttttgaaactgaaggTGGCAGCGATTGTGGAGGTACGCTTGCTCTAAGTGGAGTATGACCTGTTGTAATGGCCGAGCTCCAACTCAGCAGCTGAGTTGCGCATCTAATTGAACTTGGGATTGTTATGCTGTAAGACTCCCAGCTGAAAAGAGAAAGCttgccgtcttggaaaccctagtggGTCACTCTCAGTGGGTCACTGACTCGATAGCGAGGGGTTTTTCAAAACGCCGTCAGTGCTAAGCTGCCATCTTCACCCATAGCTACCGTCACACTTTCCCATCACCATAGAAAGAACCCGTGCTTCCTGAgcaaaatgcttcctccttccacaCTTGCAACACCACCCCCCCAACTAGTAAGCGTTCGACACCACACCCTGGAAGGACCTCCCTCTCCAGTGCACCCCTGGAGATCACTGCGGCTCCTGCTGGCATGTGCTTTTGTGGCCCCTGCTCCAAGTCCAAAgttctaccttttttttttctcacaggGGAGCCCTCTGACATCTGCCAGCCACCAGGCAGGTTGTCTctcagggggaggagggaggtacCAGCACCCTGAGCCATTGATGCTTCACACTAACACATCTGAGACATCTCTAAAAAGCCTCCACACCAAAccttaactctctctctctctctctctctctctctctctccctctccctctccctctccctctccctctccctctccctctccctctccctctccctctccctctccctctccctctccctctccctctccctctccctctccctctccctctccctctccctctccctctccctctccctctccctctccctctccctctccctctccctctccctctccctctccctctccctctccctctccctctccctctccctctccctctccctctccctctctctctctctctctctctctctcccttttctccttttcttgCCCTGCATCTCAGTGTTGTCCGTCTTCATGCTCCCTCCGCCCTGAGGTCAACTCTGAGCCACAGGGGGCTCTTGCTCCTCTGACCTTCGGCAGCCTTCAGTAGCTATCCTGTCAGCTCTCACATACACCACACCTCATCCGCCCagtggtgcttcaagtccttcattTGTTCAGCAAATACAAAACGACTACTCTAGGCCAAGCGCTGTTCTGGGCACTGGGGATACTGCTGAACCAGAAAGAGAAGCTGCCCTGCCATCACCACCATGGTGCGCAGTTTCCCAGGCATGGGCATACACATAAACAAACACACCAAACATTGCAAATGTTGACGCgtgtgggaggaggggagaataggATAAGAGGATAATATGGTAGGAAGTGACTGGAGGTGGGTGGAGGGTGATCCTTTGGGCAGGGTGGTCAGTAGAAGCTTCTCTGAAGAGGATCTTAAATACTAACAGGGAGCCAGCCAGGAAAAGGTCATGGTAAGGAGCATTCCAGACAAAGCCCAAACTcaccagccatcaagttgattccaatgcacagccacctgacaggacagaggagacgaactcagagcggctggtagtttctcaCTTGATGAACCTGTGGGTTACCAGCCCCACACGTGGCCCACTCGGCCACCAGGACTCCGACCCCAAGAAAAGGAACAGCGAATGCAGAGGCCTagccctgaggggtctgggtaaaGCCCAGGGCAGTGAGGAAAGAGAAGTACAAGCTACAGCCAAGCAGACCAGAGGTGGTTGTGATTCTATTCCAAGTGGTGACTTCCTTCAGGGTGCTCAACATGGTATACCTTCTTGTGTCTTCAGGGCAGCCGTTTAAGAAATACTTGAGTCTTATCACCATGCATGTGTTTTAAATGCCCCCGGGTGACTTTTCGTACCTTCATCAAACATGTCCTTACCACTCCCTGTCGGGTACAGGGCATTAGCTCACCCCTTTAATGAACGTGGGTGTGTCCGTGGAGCTGAAGTTCCAGAGCAAGATATCGCCCCCTTTGGAGCCCACAGCCAGGGTGCTGGGGTGCGTGGGGTGCCAGCCCATGGAGGTGGCCCTCCTGTCAAAGGGACTGGCCTTTTGGAATATCCGGTACGAAGGCAGAGAGTCTACGAAGAACCGCTGGAGGCTCTGGCACAGGAAGAGATGAATGACGTCAAGGGTGATCAGCCCCACTCCAAGTCTTCACACCAACACttccattcccacccccacccccaccatcatccCCCACTATCTGTGAGACATGCAAGTGAATCTTGGAAAGCCAGGCAGCAGAGCGCATTCGGCTGGGATCTTGATAACTTAAAACTTCAACCCGGTTGTGTGCCCGAAGGGCCATTCACCAAGGCAGAGGTGATGCGAGCCTTCTGACAACCTGCCAAAGCGACCCATTATCCAATTCTGCCACCAGTAAAGAGGCGGCAGGCAAGCCCTTGAGCATGTCAGCCAGGCAGCGCCTCCCTCACCTGCTGCAGCGTTGGGCGGGCAGCTTTGCCCAGCTTCTGCCCGTGGAGGGCTCTGACAATGCTGCAGTGGGAGAATTGGGCCTGTGGGTTGGCCGCTCCTGCTCCCAAACAGCCTGAGTCCGACCTTCCATTGGGGTCTGTCAAAACACAACAGGCGCCTATTTCCCTCTCTGATCTCGCTCAGGAAAGATCCCTCTGTGCGAGTCCAGAAAGAAGACTAAGACCTAGTCCAAATGACTGTTTAGGAAAAGAAGTATCTTTAAATCCTCTATTAAATCATGTAGAGAAGGCCGGCCGGACCCCCAAATCCCATCCCCAGACACTGCTCctggaaaaaagaaaactcactgccatcagtcaatgccaattcatggtgaccatgtaggacaggacCCTATAGAACctatagaactggccctgtgggtttccgagactgtcatttTGCGGGGGGGCATATAAATGATTCTTTATGCCCTCCCCCATGCAATGGGGCGGGAGCAGAGGGAAgaacctcccaccctcatgcaGAGCACAGGAGGTCAATGTATGCTAGTCTTACTGCCAGATGCCCTATggctgtggggtggggagtgggcggGATCTACAGCCCTGGTTTTCTGCCATGGGTCCCCCTTCACCAAGTCTCCTTGGGAGAGCTGGGGGCCTGGAGGCCCTGGGAGCTGAGGTAAGgatggttttctcctccagggaaGCAAagctgttctttccacctgcccACTGGCTGCCCCGAGTGTGCGGCGCTGTCAGGACTGGATGGTATCCAGTGTGCAGTCGAGGCCCAGTaatgagactgtcactctctatgGGGAGGTCTGGATTAGAGCAAAGGGAACTGAGCTTGCTCCGGGGAAGCGGGGCCACTGAGAATGAGCAAtaagcctggtggcacaggggtaatGTGCTGAGCTGCTACACaccaggtcggcagtttgaaccctgcagggagacagatgaggttgtttccagatttccagcctcagaaacccaacaggagcagttctgcactgtcctgaGGGGGGCGTcctaatgagtcagaattggggcAGCGACTTTGGTTTGTAGAACCAAAACTGCACTTAAGGTTCTGATTTATAGCCAAGATCCAGGCTCCCCAATCCTAATTCTTTCTTTCCagaaaccaaaaaaacaacaccTGCCTCAATGAACCTCCCCAGCCCCCCCTTTCAGTCTCTGAGtccactccccaccctccttATAGCCCCACCAAAGCCTCCGGGAATGCGATTTCTAAGGAAGGAGAGACTGGAGGGCTCACAGCCCAAAGCCAGAACAGGCAGCTAACCACCTCGACTCCCCAACTTCCGCACACCAGCCGGGCAAG contains the following coding sequences:
- the DDB2 gene encoding DNA damage-binding protein 2, whose translation is MAPRKRPDTPKTPEVAVRRRGKRSRSPPELEPENKQLSVKSADPNGRSDSGCLGAGAANPQAQFSHCSIVRALHGQKLGKAARPTLQQSLQRFFVDSLPSYRIFQKASPFDRRATSMGWHPTHPSTLAVGSKGGDILLWNFSSTDTPTFIKGIGAGGVITGLKFNPLNTNQLFTSSMEGTTRLQDFKGTTLRILASSNNCNVWFCSLDVSASNRMVVTGDNAGQVILLNMDGQELWNLRLHKKKVTHVALNPLCDWLLATASVDQSVKIWDLRQVKGNSSFLSSLPHKHPVNAACFSPDGTRLLTTDQNSEIRIYSTTRWDRALRVIPHPHRQFQHLTPIQATWHTRHNLIAVGRYPDPNFKGYSPYELRTVDVLDGSSGKLMCQLYDQGYSGIFSRNEFSPMGDTLASMMGYHILIWSQVEAGAQKQEKSTNKRARQGLRASTGNASCEKMRLSLKGLKVYKS